In a genomic window of Spiroplasma melliferum:
- a CDS encoding elongation factor Ts, whose translation MAVTAQLVKELRDRTGAGMLDCKKALEATDGNIEEAITWLREKGITKAAKKSDRVAAEGLVGLVTKGDKTVIFEVNSETDFVAKNKQFLDLMATVGETLINNDPKTVEDALKVSVNGEPLETVIVHAIATIGEKITLRRFKTVHLKADQSLGVYLHSNNRIATVLIFSGKIDETIGKQLAMHVSAMRPQFISRDDISVDFLNSEKAILTAEAKNDPKNAGKPDNILEKMVEGRLNKQLAEISFLDQVFVVNPDQKISDVIKANNVNVVDMIRYEVGEGIEKEEVDFASEVMAQVRK comes from the coding sequence ATGGCAGTTACTGCACAATTAGTAAAAGAATTAAGAGATAGAACAGGGGCCGGAATGCTAGATTGCAAAAAAGCATTAGAAGCTACTGACGGGAATATTGAAGAAGCAATTACATGGTTACGTGAAAAAGGCATTACCAAAGCGGCGAAAAAATCTGATCGAGTTGCTGCAGAAGGATTAGTAGGTTTAGTAACTAAAGGTGATAAAACAGTTATTTTTGAAGTTAATTCAGAAACTGATTTTGTTGCAAAAAATAAACAATTTTTAGATTTAATGGCAACCGTAGGAGAAACCTTAATTAATAATGACCCAAAAACTGTGGAAGATGCATTAAAAGTGTCAGTTAATGGTGAACCATTAGAAACTGTTATTGTTCATGCTATTGCAACAATTGGTGAAAAGATTACTTTACGCCGTTTTAAAACAGTGCATTTAAAAGCAGATCAATCACTAGGAGTTTATTTACATTCTAATAATCGTATTGCAACTGTTTTAATTTTTAGTGGTAAGATTGACGAAACAATTGGAAAACAACTAGCAATGCATGTTTCTGCAATGCGACCACAATTTATTTCACGAGATGACATTTCAGTAGATTTTTTAAATAGTGAAAAAGCAATTTTAACTGCTGAAGCAAAAAATGATCCAAAAAATGCTGGAAAACCAGATAATATTTTAGAAAAAATGGTTGAAGGGCGTTTAAATAAACAATTAGCAGAAATATCATTTTTAGACCAGGTTTTTGTTGTTAATCCTGATCAAAAAATTAGTGATGTTATAAAAGCAAATAATGTTAATGTCGTTGATATGATTCGTTATGAAGTTGGCGAAGGAATTGAAAAAGAAGAAGTTGATTTTGCTTCAGAAGTAATGGCACAAGTTCGCAAGTAA
- a CDS encoding 30S ribosomal protein S2 has translation MAKELTREMLWEAGAQFGHQKKRWNPKMKPYIYGEKNKIHIIDLQQTLWRLEDVKKLMANIAARKGKILFVGTKKQAKWIVKDAAERCECFYVNQRWLGGTLTNLKTIHLRVKRLWNIERQEKNGELKLLPKKEQMLIKKEKDKLEKFLGGIKGMKELPQALFVVDPKEEHIAVREARKLRIPVIAICDTNVDPDPIDYIIPANDDTSRSIAIITHHIADLYGDAMGIKMPEPQFKPSEFTRRDGDENRNSRGGQYDNRRMSGRNERGRDTHYSHKAPTSGKEEAPVGAEPVATKAEPVTTTPAPSFNFDTINVVDNDLEKTLSKLKVDELEILSEGFALPKAKKAEMVSELSKHLTIVDNKIVKK, from the coding sequence ATGGCAAAAGAATTAACAAGAGAAATGTTATGAGAAGCTGGTGCTCAGTTTGGGCATCAAAAAAAACGATGAAATCCAAAAATGAAACCATATATTTATGGTGAAAAGAATAAGATTCACATTATTGATTTACAACAAACATTATGAAGATTAGAAGATGTTAAAAAATTAATGGCAAATATTGCTGCCCGCAAAGGAAAAATCTTATTTGTTGGAACAAAAAAACAAGCAAAATGAATTGTTAAGGATGCAGCAGAACGTTGCGAATGTTTTTATGTTAATCAACGTTGATTAGGAGGAACATTAACAAACTTAAAAACAATTCATTTACGTGTTAAACGATTATGAAATATTGAACGCCAAGAAAAAAATGGTGAATTAAAATTGTTACCAAAAAAAGAGCAAATGTTAATTAAAAAAGAAAAAGATAAATTAGAAAAATTCTTAGGTGGAATTAAAGGGATGAAGGAATTACCACAAGCATTATTTGTGGTTGATCCAAAAGAAGAACATATTGCTGTTCGAGAAGCACGCAAATTACGAATTCCAGTCATTGCTATTTGTGATACAAATGTTGACCCAGACCCAATTGACTATATTATTCCAGCAAATGATGATACTTCACGTTCAATTGCAATTATTACTCATCATATTGCTGATTTATATGGTGATGCAATGGGAATTAAAATGCCAGAACCTCAATTTAAACCAAGTGAATTTACTCGCCGTGATGGTGATGAGAATCGTAATTCACGTGGTGGACAATACGATAATCGAAGAATGAGCGGAAGAAATGAACGTGGAAGAGACACACATTATTCACATAAAGCACCAACTTCAGGAAAAGAAGAGGCACCTGTTGGAGCAGAACCTGTTGCAACCAAAGCAGAACCTGTTACAACAACACCAGCACCAAGTTTTAATTTCGATACAATTAATGTAGTTGATAATGATTTAGAGAAAACATTATCAAAATTAAAAGTTGATGAGTTAGAAATTCTTAGTGAAGGATTTGCTTTACCAAAAGCAAAAAAAGCTGAAATGGTTAGTGAATTAAGCAAGCATTTAACAATTGTTGATAATAAAATAGTAAAAAAATAA
- a CDS encoding putative transmembrane protein encodes MNYSFDDILFKDFCSNPFIRQWILENRYISDGVLKFFLWIFIFAAFFLFTILSSWTFLHYKSKKISASRSLLNFVSIIGGISTFFFSKLIWNLVLVPDYSIDPSYYRILLTGYSYVQLTITMAMIFNSRRLVSLLLYIVYASPFVIIGPVILNNFNDVNLRYDKELFILLTILVITIFIASLQLCGLLTRQDEKSNVIRFVIILILFNIINNTSKLSIPMMLEENIKLRQLFQQIYSIATLIVDLFALFILVLYLQQLLTRSKNEIYQLENLDSIKILTLQQLNPNLPLINFSKEEINPNDWTLKMLN; translated from the coding sequence ATGAATTATTCATTTGATGATATATTATTTAAAGACTTTTGTAGCAACCCTTTTATTCGTCAATGAATTCTTGAAAATAGATATATCAGTGATGGTGTCTTGAAGTTCTTTTTATGAATCTTTATTTTTGCTGCCTTTTTTTTATTTACAATTCTTTCATCATGAACTTTTTTACATTATAAAAGTAAAAAAATTAGTGCTTCGCGTAGTTTACTAAATTTTGTTTCAATTATTGGTGGAATTAGTACTTTTTTCTTTAGTAAATTAATTTGAAATTTAGTGTTAGTACCAGACTATTCAATTGATCCAAGTTATTATCGAATATTATTAACAGGATATTCATATGTACAATTAACGATTACCATGGCTATGATTTTCAATAGTCGGCGTTTAGTTTCGCTTTTGTTATATATTGTTTATGCTTCACCGTTTGTTATTATTGGCCCAGTTATTCTTAATAATTTTAATGATGTGAATCTTCGCTATGATAAAGAATTATTTATTTTATTAACCATTTTAGTAATAACTATTTTTATTGCTAGTTTACAATTATGTGGTCTTTTAACTCGCCAAGATGAAAAAAGCAATGTTATTCGTTTTGTTATTATTTTAATTCTTTTTAATATTATTAATAATACTTCAAAATTATCAATTCCAATGATGTTAGAAGAAAATATTAAATTGCGTCAATTGTTCCAACAAATTTATTCTATTGCAACATTAATTGTGGATTTATTTGCTTTATTTATTTTAGTATTGTATTTGCAGCAGTTGTTAACTCGTTCAAAAAATGAGATTTATCAACTTGAAAATTTAGATTCAATTAAAATTTTAACATTGCAGCAGCTTAATCCGAATTTGCCATTAATTAATTTTTCAAAGGAAGAAATTAATCCTAATGATTGGACATTAAAAATGTTGAATTAA
- a CDS encoding putative holo-acyl-carrier-protein synthase, translating to MIKNVGIDIIQNKRIKLSTAFIQKVLSPVEIKQYAAFFNKNAQRQFLAGRWAVKEALIKALETKVILNEVTICLKDDNNLHVEGLSLKQNELVHVSLSHERDYSVGFAIFSTF from the coding sequence ATGATTAAAAATGTTGGTATTGATATTATTCAAAATAAACGAATTAAACTATCGACAGCATTCATTCAAAAAGTATTAAGTCCAGTTGAAATAAAACAATATGCAGCTTTTTTTAATAAAAATGCTCAACGACAATTTTTAGCAGGCCGATGAGCAGTAAAAGAAGCTTTAATTAAAGCCTTAGAAACTAAGGTAATTTTAAACGAAGTAACAATTTGTTTAAAAGATGATAATAATCTTCATGTTGAAGGTCTTTCGTTAAAACAAAATGAACTTGTTCATGTTTCCCTTAGCCATGAGCGAGATTATAGTGTTGGCTTTGCAATTTTTTCAACTTTTTAA
- a CDS encoding putative ribonuclease HIII, producing MNNISFKKVDSTIIKAISTAYQPYAINNTDPNKVSVFNKNGIIITIYKTKSVLFQGYQAEKEAQRFFPALTSSLPNKNVSAPVTYFQKDVIGNDEVGVGDIFGPLVVTASYLPIATFNELAKLPIKDSKKMTKQQILSLAPKIKKMVKSITIIINNELYNKWYTKYQNAHIIKTLAHNQALVQLLAKHQLTNKTIFIDQFVNETKYFEYLQQTKMSSIIKDNLVFITKGEEKSLAIACSAILSRAVFLIKINELETKYHLSFPLGASEDVKALARKYKEIMPTTTYTQFLKEHFNLTKK from the coding sequence ATGAATAATATCAGTTTTAAAAAAGTTGATTCTACAATTATTAAAGCGATTAGTACTGCTTATCAACCTTATGCAATTAATAATACAGATCCCAATAAAGTTAGTGTTTTTAATAAAAATGGAATTATTATTACAATTTATAAAACAAAAAGTGTTTTGTTCCAAGGCTATCAAGCTGAAAAAGAAGCACAGCGTTTTTTTCCAGCCTTAACCAGTTCTTTACCAAATAAAAATGTCTCTGCTCCAGTTACATATTTTCAAAAAGATGTTATTGGTAATGACGAAGTTGGTGTTGGCGATATTTTTGGTCCGCTAGTTGTTACCGCTTCTTATCTTCCTATTGCAACTTTTAATGAATTAGCAAAGTTACCAATCAAAGATAGTAAAAAGATGACAAAACAACAAATTTTAAGTTTAGCCCCAAAAATTAAAAAAATGGTCAAAAGTATCACTATTATTATTAATAATGAACTTTATAATAAATGATATACTAAATACCAAAACGCCCATATTATTAAAACCTTAGCCCATAATCAAGCTTTAGTCCAATTATTAGCAAAACATCAGTTAACTAATAAAACAATTTTTATTGACCAATTTGTTAATGAAACAAAATATTTTGAATATTTACAACAAACTAAAATGAGTTCAATTATAAAAGATAACCTTGTTTTTATCACTAAAGGAGAAGAAAAATCATTAGCCATTGCTTGTAGCGCTATTTTAAGTCGTGCAGTCTTTCTAATTAAAATTAATGAACTTGAAACAAAATATCATTTATCATTCCCCTTAGGAGCCAGTGAAGATGTTAAAGCACTAGCCCGTAAATATAAAGAAATAATGCCAACAACTACTTATACTCAATTTTTAAAAGAGCATTTTAATTTAACAAAAAAATAA
- a CDS encoding putative transmembrane protein, protein MLIFVFLVCDFILALKTNSGIYGQLPTYGERLSHYYSYFTPQTNYLVFVYFVFYLFQKKFKNTKPDFIIRLMVTVYITMTMLVFWLGLAVQGDIVTNMSVYEWISTFILHTIIPIAMILSYIVTAGDTFYKFEIHHKTNYWLICLYPTLYLICILIRGYIRHSDHQPDNTLFPYFFLNFYATNGFALLAVGSVLIFTLCTSFQYFYIWINNLFYFRKQIKENNITKVDQIKIMINIKQHRQLDQKGKIAMILAILVAIFNIIFSVLYYVYRDMWSKILNYPYQKELVLAFSIISIFSIITLVFAILGLKNFYWARIVVGFCSIALVCFNWIWILG, encoded by the coding sequence ATGTTAATTTTTGTTTTTTTAGTTTGTGATTTTATTTTAGCTTTAAAAACAAACAGTGGCATTTATGGGCAGTTACCAACTTATGGGGAGCGCTTAAGCCATTATTATTCATATTTTACGCCGCAAACAAATTATTTAGTTTTTGTTTATTTTGTTTTTTATTTATTTCAAAAAAAATTTAAAAATACAAAACCAGATTTTATTATTCGATTAATGGTAACAGTTTATATTACAATGACAATGCTAGTATTTTGATTAGGGTTAGCAGTTCAAGGTGATATAGTAACAAACATGAGTGTTTATGAATGAATTTCAACATTTATTTTGCATACCATTATTCCAATTGCGATGATTTTAAGTTACATTGTCACAGCTGGTGATACATTTTACAAATTTGAAATCCATCATAAAACAAATTATTGATTAATTTGTTTATATCCAACCCTATATTTAATTTGTATTTTAATTCGTGGTTATATTCGGCACAGTGATCACCAACCAGACAATACTTTATTTCCTTATTTTTTCTTAAATTTTTATGCAACAAATGGCTTTGCTTTGTTAGCTGTTGGATCAGTGTTAATTTTTACGCTATGTACTTCATTTCAATATTTTTATATTTGAATTAATAACTTATTTTATTTTCGTAAGCAAATTAAAGAAAATAATATTACAAAAGTTGACCAAATTAAAATTATGATAAATATTAAACAACATCGCCAATTAGATCAAAAAGGTAAAATTGCCATGATTCTAGCAATTTTAGTTGCTATTTTTAACATTATTTTTTCGGTTCTATATTATGTTTATCGTGATATGTGGTCAAAAATCTTAAATTATCCTTATCAAAAAGAACTTGTTTTAGCTTTCAGTATTATTAGCATTTTTAGCATTATTACATTAGTTTTTGCCATTTTAGGATTAAAAAATTTTTATTGAGCTCGAATTGTTGTTGGTTTTTGTTCAATTGCGTTAGTATGTTTTAATTGAATTTGAATTCTTGGTTAA
- a CDS encoding deoxycytidylate deaminase, with protein MTTVAEKKRNDYLSWDDFFLSVAHVCAMRSKDPHTQVGSCVVNQIGQIIATGYNGLPRGLNDDDFPWAREGKYLETKYPYVAHAELNAILSARTNLENCRIYTTLFPCAECTKIIIQAGIKEVIYDDDKYEGSDDNQAAKRMFDQAQVRYRCLPIINVIVERQKEK; from the coding sequence ATGACAACAGTAGCAGAGAAAAAACGTAATGATTATTTATCATGAGATGATTTCTTCTTAAGCGTTGCGCATGTTTGTGCAATGCGAAGCAAAGACCCCCATACCCAAGTTGGCAGTTGTGTTGTTAATCAAATTGGACAAATTATTGCGACAGGTTATAATGGTTTACCCCGTGGCTTAAATGATGATGATTTTCCATGAGCGCGAGAAGGGAAATATTTAGAAACAAAATATCCTTATGTTGCGCATGCTGAATTGAATGCCATTTTAAGTGCACGAACAAATTTAGAAAACTGTCGGATTTATACAACTTTATTTCCTTGTGCAGAATGTACAAAAATTATTATTCAAGCTGGAATTAAAGAAGTTATTTATGATGATGACAAATACGAAGGTAGCGATGATAATCAAGCAGCAAAACGGATGTTTGACCAAGCACAAGTTCGTTATCGTTGTTTACCAATTATTAATGTTATAGTAGAACGACAAAAGGAAAAATAA